DNA from Evansella sp. LMS18:
AAATTGAAAATATCAACTAAAGGCAGATACGGTTTAACAATAATGATGGCACTGGCGAAAAAATACGGGGAAGGCCCTGTCTCGTTAAAATCCATTGCCAAGGAACATAATTTATCTGAGCATTATCTTGAACAGCTTATCGCTCCGCTTAGAAATGCGACTCTGGTTAAAAGCGTCCGCGGTGCATACGGGGGATATATGCTGACAAAGGCACCTGAGGAAATAACTGCAGGCGATATAATCCGGGTGCTTGAAGGCCCTATAAGCCCGGTGGAAGTGATGGATGACGAAGAACCTGCGAAGCGGGATTTATGGATAAAAATCAGAGATGCTGTAAAAGATGTACTTGACAGCACCACACTGGCTGACCTTGCAGATTACGAGGGAGAAGGGGATCAGGAATACTATATGTTTTATATTTGACAGGGCAGAACGGCCTGTTAAAGTGAGCGGGGGGATGGTGAATGGATTTCATCAAAACACCTCGCTTTTCTTTTTGGTGAAAAACATGTATTCTTATTAAAGCTAATTACAGAGGTGGAAAAAATGAAACATATTTATCTTGATCATGCGGCAACATCTCCTGTTCACCCGGAAGTTTTTGAAGCAATGAAGCCGTATTATGAAACTAAATTTGGCAACCCGTCAAGCATCCATCACTTTGGAAGAGAAGCAAGGCGGGGGCTTGACGAAGCACGTGAATATATAGCAAAGTCCATCGGAGCATCGTTTGAAGAAATCATCTTTACAAGCGGCGGGACGGAGGCGGACAACCTGGCTATTATAGGTTATTCCATGGCTCATAAAAATAAGGGGAAGCACCTGATAACCACAAAGGTAGAGCACCATGGTGTCCTCCATGCTTTTGAATACCTGGAAAAACAAGGGTTTGAAGTTACGTATACAGATGTTGATGAAAATGGCTCAGTCAGTCCTGAGGCCATTGAAAGAGAACTGCGGGAAGACACGATACTTGTATCCTGTATGTTTGGAAATAATGAAGTGGGGACTGTTCAGCCAGTGAAAGAAATAGGCAGAGTGCTCTCGGAGCATGAAGCTGTTTTTCACACAGATGCTGTTCAGGCCTTTGGCATTGAGGAAATAGATGTGAATGAGATTCAGGCTGACTTCCTTGCCTGTTCCGCCCACAAAGTAAACGGGCCAAAAGGGATTGGCTTTTTGTACGCAAAATCCGGTCTCACTTTTAACCCATTGCTTTACGGTGGGGAGCAGGAAAGGAAAAGAAGAGCAGGAACGGAAAACGTTGCTGCCGCTGCAGGGTTTAAAAAAGCAGTTGAGATTGCTTTAGGAGAACGGCAGGACAGACGCAGAATTTATGAAGGTTACCGGCAGGCAATCCTTCAGACCCTCACCCAGGAGGAGGTTCCCTATGAGATAAACGGGGACACTGAAAACTATCTGCCTCATATTCTGAACCTTAGTTTTCCAGGCATAAATGTAGAATCATTGCTCATGAATCTCGATCTGGAAGGGGTGGCAGTTTCCAGCGGATCAGCTTGTACAGCAGGAAGCATTGACCCTTCCCATGTGCTCACTGCCATGTGTGAGGACGAATCGAGAAGCCATTCAGCGATCAGGTTCAGCTTTGGCTATGGGCTTTCTGAAGATGATGTCAACACAGCAGCGCTAAAAACAGCCCAGGTTGTAAAGAGACTCATGAAATAAAGCGAATCCTATAACAGCATCAACTCAGAATAACAGACAGTAAGGAAAGGAGGCATTTCTCATGCATGAAACAACAGAGAAACGACCTGAAGAAACAAGAGTAGTAGTTGGAATGTCAGGCGGCGTGGATTCCTCTGTAGCAGCCTATTTGCTGAAACAGCAAGGCTATCAGGTTATCGGCACATTCATGAAAAACTGGGATGATACGGACGAAAACGGAGTATGTACAGCTACAGAAGATTATGATGATGTAATCAGAGTCTGTAATCAGCTGGATATTCCCTACTACGCAGTAAATTTTGAAAAGGAATACTGGGACAAGGTGTTTACGTATTTCCTTGAAGAATATAAAGCTGGCCGCACACCGAACCCGGATGTCATGTGCAATAAAGAAATAAAATTTAAAGCTTTCCTGGACCATGCCATGTCTCTTGGAGCGGATTATGTGGCAACCGGCCACTATGCCAATGTCCGCCGGAGCGGGAAAGGTGTAGAGCTTTTGCGGGGGAAGGATGACAATAAAGACCAGACATATTTCCTGAACGCCCTGTCCCAGGAACAGCTGCAGCATGTAATGTTTCCAATAGGAGATATTGAAAAACCAAGGGTAAGGGAAATCGCTAAAGAAGCGGAACTGGCTACAGCGTCCAAGAAAGACAGTACTGGTATTTGTTTTATTGGTGAAAGGAATTTCAAAGAATTTCTCAGCCAGTATCTTCCGGCTCAAAAAGGGGAAATGCAGACCCTTGATGGGGAAGTAAAACGCCATCATGACGGTCTGATGTATTATACGCTTGGACAAAGGCAAGGACTCGGTATCGGCGGTCCTGGAGAGCCGTGGTTTGTTGTCGATAAAGACCTGGAAAGAAATATTTTATATGTGGGCCAGGGTTATCACCACCCGGCATTATATTCAGAAGGGTTAGTGGCAGACAAGGTTAGCTGGATTAATGAAGAGCCTGCTGAAGGAGAAGAATTCCGCTGCACTGCGAAATTCCGCTACAGACAGAAGGACGAGCCGGTAACAGTGGTGAAAACAGGTGAAGGTTCACGTGTGAAAGTGGTCTTCGATGAATCTCAGCGTGCTATCACACCAGGTCAGGCAGTCGTGTTCTACAAAGGAGAAGTATGTCTCGGCGGCGGTGTAATCGATGAAGTGATAAAAAAGGACTGATGAACTTGTCAGTCCTTTTTCCACGTCCGGACCAGGAATACAGATGAGAACAAAAAAGGAGCTAAACGATGAGCACAGATAAAAATGAACTTGCAGTGAAAGAAATGAGAGAAGGAAATATCGAACAGGCAGCAAAATTATTAAATGAAGCGATCGAAGAAAACCCAAAAGATGCGGTGGCCTACACTAATTTCGGCAACCTGCTGACAGCAGTAGGGGAAAATGAGAAAGCACTAATTTTTTACAATAAAGCAATTGAACTGGATAAAGATCTTGCCACAGCCTATTACGGAAAGGGCAATCTGCTGTATAATAATGAGAAATACGTCGAAGCAATTGATGCGTACCAGGAAGCCCTGAACAAAGGCCTGAATGAAGGTGACGTTTATTACATGCTCGGTATGAGTTTTTACCAGCATGGTGATCTTGGTAGAGCCCTTCCCGGCCTTCAGCGGGCGGCAGAACTGAACCCGGAAGATACAGAGGCGAAATTTCAGTACGGGCTTACTCTTGCCCAGCTGGAACAGATCGATGAAGCGATTCGGGTACTTAACGAAGTGATTGAACTGGATGAGAATCATGCAGACAGCTATTTCAACTTAGGTGTAGCATACACGTATAAACAAGAGCTGGAAGAAGCGCTTCGCATGTTTGACAAGGCACTTGAGATTCAGCCTGATCACATGCTCAGTGCCAACGGAAAAAAACAGGTTGAACAGTTGCTTGAACAAGGCGAGTAATAGAAAGAAGGTTTTTACATGGCTGATACCCCCGCTCAAGAAGAGAAAAACTTTATAAAAGGCGAGCTGGCACATCTCATATACCATAATGAAGAGTCTCTCTACACGGTGGCTAAAATAAAAGTTTCCGACTCTTCCCAGCCAGTGGAAAATAAAGAGGCGACCATTGTAGGAATTATGCCGGCTCCTGAGCGGGATGTTGCTTATCTTTTTCACGGCCATTTTACGGATCATCCCAGGTTTGGGCGCCAGTACAAAGTAGCACAGTTCAAGAAAGTGATGCCTGAAACAGAACAGGGGATTATTCTGTATCTTTCCAGCGACCGTTTTCCCGGAATAGGGCGAAAAACGGCGGAGAAGATTGTTGGTACTCTCGGAAAGCAGGCCGTATCCCTGATTATCCAGGACAAAGGCGTGCTGGAAAAGATTCCAGGTCTTAAGCCGGAAAAAGCAGAGGAAATTTATGATACGCTGCTAGAAGACCAGGGTATTGAGCAGGTGCTTGTACGGCTTTACGAGTTCGGTTTTGGACTCCAGTTAGCTATGAAGGTTTACCAGACATATAAGGTTCAAGCACTCGACGTAATAGAAAACAATCCCTACAAGATGATTGAGGACGTGGAGGGGATTGGTTTCGGAAAAGCCGATTTAATCGGCAGGAAGCAGGGACTGACTGGCAACCATCCGGACAGGATTAAAGCGGCAATTCTATACACTGTCAACGAGAGTTCAATGAACGAAGGCCATGTATATGTGAAGACCGAAGACATGATTGAAGAGGCAAAAGAGCTGCTCGAACGTGAAGGGGGAGAAATCATTACTCCTCTTGAGATTGCTGATCAGGTCATAGCCCTCGGCGGGGAAGAGAAAATCATTGTGGAAGAAAAGAGAGTGTATTTACCATCTCTATATTTCGCAGAGCAGGGTATCGCTACTAATATTAACCGGCTTATTGAACAGAAAAAAGAGCAGGATGTATTTCCGGATGCTGAATTTTTAAAGGCGCTGGGCAAGGTGGAAGAATCCCTGGGGATAAGTTATGCTCCTTCCCAGCAGGAAGCGGTGAAACAGGCGCTTCATTCTCCTGTCATGATTCTGACAGGAGGCCCTGGTACTGGGAAAACTACTGTCATTAAAGGACTTGTAGAGGTATTTGGCCAGCTTAAAGGAATCTCTGTAAATCCGGAAGATTATGATAAAAAATCAACGTTTCCTGTACTGATGGCTGCTCCTACAGGAAGAGCCGCCAAACGGATGAGTGAATCAACAGGGCTGCCTGCCTCAACGATTCACAGGCTTCTGGGGTTTAAAGGAACCGAGGATGATTTCGACCATGATGAACATGAACAGCTTGAAGGGGAGCTTATTATCCTTGATGAAATGTCCATGGTGGACACGTGGCTGGCGAACCAGCTTTTTAAAGCCATACCGGACAATATGCAGGTAATTATGGTAGGGGACGAAGATCAGCTTCCTTCAGTAGGCCCTGGCCAGGTTCTCTCTGATTTGCTCACATCAGACAGGATCCCGTCTGTGCAGCTCACAGATATTTACAGACAGTCTGAAGGATCCAAGATAATTGAATTTTCACATGACATAAAGGATGGCAGCCTTCCCGAGACTATCGATGGAGCCAGCAAGGATCTTCGTTTCTTTCCGTGCGGCCAGCCGCAGGTGCCTGAAGTAATCCGGCAGATTTGTGACAGAGCGAGAAATAAAGGATATACAGCCAGAGATATACAAGTGCTTGCTCCTATGTACAGAGGAGTTGCAGGTGTGGAAAATCTGAATGAGATGCTCCAGTCCCTGTTTAACCCTCCTTCTGAACAGCGGCGGGAAGTGACTTTTGGCAGTTCTGTCTACCGGGTGGGGGATATGGTGCTCCAGCTTATCAATAATCCGGAAGAAAATGTTTTTAACGGGGACAGGGGCGAAATAGTAGCCATATTTACAGAAAAGGAAAATACCGATCGGGAACTCAAGGTCATCATATCTTTTGACGGTACAGAGGTTTCCTACACGAAGCCCGACTTATCACAGATCACCCATGCTTACTGCTGTTCCATACACAAATCCCAGGGAAGCGAGTTTCCAATTGTAATTATGCCAGTGGTAAAAGGTTATCACCGAATGCTCAGAAAAAAACTTATCTATACAGGGATTACCAGGGCAAAGGATTTCCTTCTCCTTTGCGGGGACTGGAGTGCTCTGGATTACGCAGTAAAAAATGACAAAGACCTTGAAAGGCATACCACTTTAAAAGAAAAACTCACTAAAGACTCTATGGAAGAGATATACCAGCATGAAACTAACGGTGTATCCCCAGACTAAAAATGTTCGGTAAGGAGGAGATTCCTTTGCGGACATTCGAAAAAGTCAGGGGAGCACCGGTTTTTTTTGCCAATAATGAAAATCAGGCAGGATATATCGCAGACATTGTTTTTTCATTTAAAGAAGCTAAAATTGCCGGTTACTGGGTGCACACAAAGCGCTGGTGGTCAAAAAAAAGGTTTTTATCCTTAAACAGGGCAGTGCATGAACCTGGAGGTGCCATATCTGCGGAGTCAGAGGCATTTCTGGAAAGGGCCCCGAAAGAGTGCAGCAGATTTTCCGACGGTAAAAAACGCATTCTTGGAACTTTGCTGTTAAATGAAGCAGGTTCAGTAATCGGCCTTGTAGAGGATGTATATTATCTTCCGGAAACGGGCATGATTGTAGGGTACGAACTGACGGAAGGTTTATTTGCAGATTTCCAAAAAGGGATTAAGGTGATCAAGCCTAAGATTCCAGTTGAAATTAAAGGCAGAACCTTCATTGTCCGGACCGATTTATAAACTCTGGAGGACCATATGCGCTGCCCTAACTGTAAAGGAAAAGATATAGGAAAAATTGGAACAAACCAGTATTACTGCTGGACGTGCTTTATCGAGCTTTCGATAACGGACGGGCGTTTCTGCCTTCATCAGGTGGAAGCTGACGGTTCATTAAGCTCTCTTGACGATTTGTTTGGTGAAGAAGAGCGTCAGATTAAAGCTGAGTAGCCGAACAAGGAAGCCGGTCTTTTATAAGGCCGGCTTATTTATGCTTGGTTAGGGGAGGATAATATTGGAGACACAATTTAAGCAGCTCGCATTAAAGCTTGCAACTTTCCTGCTGGCAGGGCTGGCAGTTCTGCTGTTTATCCATATTTTCACCCTGCTGCAGCCCCTGTTGATAATTGCAGGCAGGATTTTTCTGCCCTTTTTAATCGCAGGGCTGATTACTTATTTACTGCACCCTGTTGTAGAATTTCTGGAAAATCAGAGAATACCCAGGGCTTTAAGCATTTTGATTATTTACAGCCTGTTCCTGGCTGGTTTTGTCTGGATACTCTTAAGAGGCACCCCTTATATCCTGAAGGAAGGCCAGGAATTGCTGGATCAGCTGCCTTATATGTCAGAAACATACAGGAGTTTTGTTAACACAATACATGAACAGACAGAGACACTCCCATCGGCCTTCCAGGAAAGGGCTGATTCATGGGTGGAAAACGTAGAAATATGGATAGCCGAATCCCTGGAACACATGGGCGGGTTATTAAAACAGTTGTTTGACTGGCTCTTGCTGCTGATAGTCATCCCCTTTCTTGTTTTCTATCTATTGAAAGATATAAAGCTCCTAAAGAAAATCAGCTGGTATCTTACCCCTGATAAATACAGGCATGAAGGTGCACAGATGATTAAAGAAATTGATCACTCCCTCGGTAATTACATTCGTGGACAGCTGATAGTCTGTGCAGTTGTGGGGATACTTGCCTATATTGGTTTTTTACTGATTAATATGCCTTACGCTGTACTTCTGGCAGTTTTCATAGGCTTCACAAATATCATCCCGTATTTTGGCCCGATTATCGGCACCGTCCCTGTTTTGTTTATCGCTCTGACTGAATCTGTCGAACTTGTAGCGCTGGCACTCGCTGTGACAGTTGCCGTTCAGTTAGTGGAAAGCAATCTGCTTGCTCCTGTAATTGTTGGGAAAACGCTTCATATGCACCCGGTCCTGATTATTTTTGCACTGGTGGCAGGAGGGGAACTGGCTGGTATCGCCGGACTGATCTTATCTGTTCCTTTACTTACAGTGATAAAAGTAATTTTGCTTCATGTTCGGGGAACGATGAGGAAACGGAGAGGGGTTTACTAAAGGTGCCACTATTTTACGCATGTGAGATTCACGAGCGTGCCAGAAATGGATTTACGGACATTTGTTGACAAAGGAAGTTGTTATTTTTTATAATGCATATATATTTAACGATATTGAAATTGATGACGGAACAGGATTGTTAAAGTCCATCACCAGAGAGGAATTTCCAAGGCTGAAAGGAATTCCGGATGAAGGTTAACAATCAGCTACTCCTGAGAGCAGGCAAAAACCTGCCGGTACACGGCCGTTATTCGTGTCGAGGTGGCAAATCATTAAGGAAAGTGTTCCTTTATGTTTGTAACCAGGGTGGTACCGCGTGATTTATACTCTCGTCCCTGTTCAGGGATGGGAGTTTTTTTGTACAAAAAAACTTAATAACAAGGAGGAAATACCCATGAAACGGCATAGTTCTGCTGAAGTAAGGCAAATGTTTTTGGATTTTTTCAAAGAGAAAGGCCACAATATTGAACCTAGTGCCCCTCTTGTACCACACGAAGATCCGTCTTTATTATGGATCAACAGCGGGGTTGCAACTTTAAAGAAATATTTTGATGGAAGAGTAATTCCTGAAAACCCGCGTATCGCTAATGCCCAAAAGTCCATCCGGACGAACGATATTGAAAATGTAGGGAAAACTGCAAGGCACCATACGTTTTTCGAGATGCTAGGCAATTTTTCCATTGGAGAGTATTTCAAAAAGGAAGCAATCCACTGGGCATGGGAGTTTCTTACGAGCGAAAAATGGATTGCCTTTGACGAGGATAAGCTGTCCGTAACAATCTATCCGGATGACGATGAAGCATTCGAGATCTGGAATAAGGAAATAGGGCTCCCTGAAGAGAGAATCATCCGCCTTAAGGAAAACTTCTGGGATATCGGAGAAGGCCCATGCGGACCGAATACAGAGATTTTCTATGACCGTGGAGAAGAGTATGGTAACGACCCGGAAGATCCGGAACTTTTCCCAGGTGGAGAAAATGAACGTTACCTTGAAATCTGGAACTTAGTTTTTTCCCAGTTTAACCATAATGCTGACGGCAGCTACACTCCTCTTCCTAAGAAGAACATTGATACAGGTATGGGGCTTGAGAGAATGGTGTCTGTTATCCAGGATGCCAGGACTAACTTTGACACAGACCTGTTCCTCCCTATTATTGGTAAGACAGAAGAGATTTCCGGGGAAAAATACGGGGAATCTAAAGAAAAAGATACTGCTTTCAAGGTAATCGCCGATCATATTCGTACCGTGGCTTTTGCTGTATCTGATGGGGCTTTGCCTTCCAATGAGGGAAGAGGCTATGTATTAAGACGGCTCCTTCGCAGAGCGGTTCGTTTTGCAAAGCAAATTAATATTGAACGTCCGTTTATGTATGAACTCGTTCCTGTAGTAGGGGAGGTCATGGAGGACTTTTATCCGGAAGTGAAGGAAAAACAGGAGTTCCTGCAGAAAGTAATCAAAAATGAGGAAGAGAGATTCCATGAAACCCTGAATGAAGGACTCTCCATTCTGAATCGTATACTGGAACTCGCGAAAGAAGGCAAAGAATCCGTGATTCCAGGGGAGGATGTATTCCGACTTTATGATACGTACGGATTCCCGGTGGACCTTACGGAGGAGTATGTAGAGGAAGAAGGATTTACGATTGACCGGGAAGGCTTTGAAGCAGAAATGAAAAAGCAAAGAGAACGGGCAAGAACTGCTCGGCAGGATACAGGCTCCATGCAAACCCAGGATGAAGTTCTCGGCGGAATAAAAACAGAAAGTACTTTTACCGGTTATGATGTTCTTGAGAGCCCGGCAGTAGTAAAAGTAATCGTAAAAGAGAAAGAAATTGCTGATTCCGCAACAGAAGGAGAGACTGTACAGTTAATCACTGATGTAACTCCGTTCTACGCAGAGAGCGGCGGCCAGATTGCCGACCTTGGCATCTTTGAAAACAGTACTGCTGTACTGGAAGTAACAGATGTACAAAAAGCTCCAAACGGTCAGAATCTCCATACAGCCAAAGTAATTAAAGGCACTGTGGAGACAGGAATGGAATTCACTGCAAAAGTAAATGAGCAGAATCGTAAAGGGGTTATCAAAAACCATACGGCAACCCATCTGCTTCACCAGGCATTAAAGGATGTTCTTGGAGAGCACGTAAACCAGGCAGGATCCCGGGTAGCTGAAGACCGGCTGAGATTCGATTTCTCCCACTTTGGCCAGGTCGAATCAGACGAAATGGAGAAGATTGAACAGATCGTCAATGAAAAAGTATGGGGCGGTATCCTCGTTAACACGATGTTTACCAGCCTGAGTGAAGCGAAGGAAATGGGTGCGATGGCACTCTTCGGGGAAAAATACGGAGATACAGTACGGGTCGTCCAGGTAGGCGATTACAGCCTCGAACTGTGCGGCGGCTGCCATGTGGGCAACACAGCAGAAATAGGCTTATTTAAAATCGTTTCTGAGGCAGGTATTGGGGCAGGTGTACGCCGTATAGAAGCTGTAACAGGAAAATACGCGTATGAATATATGAACGGACAGGTTGATGTGCTCAAGGAAGCTGCCGGCCTGCTGAAGGCAAAATTAAATGATGTCCCGTACCGGATTGAACAGCTGCAGAAACAGCTGAAGGAAGCAGACAGACAGAATGAATCTCTTGCAGCTAAAATGAGTCAGCTTGAAGCAGGCAGTATTTTAGACGACATGACAGAATCAGGCGGCGTACAGGTGCTTGCCAAACAAGTAAATGTGCCGGATATGAACAGGCTGCGCCAGCTGGCGGACTCCCTGAAAGCTAAAGTGGAATCTGGTATCCTGGTCCTTGCAGCAGTGAATAACGGGAAAGTAAACATTGTGGCGAGTGTTTCCAAAGATCTTATAGAAGAGGGCCATCATGCCGGAAAACTGGTGAAGGAAGTAGCCACCCGCTGCGGAGGCGGTGGAGGAGGCCGTCCTGATATGGCTCAGGCTGGCGGAAAAGATCCTGATAAGTTACAGGAAGCTTTGAAAATTATTCCTGAATTAGTAAAAAGCGATTACTAATTAACAGTAATTCGTGTACAATATAAGGACAAGGGCAGATGGACGTGTTTATTTCTGCTGACTTTCCTGCCATTTCCTTCAAAATGGAGAGAGGTGTAAAGAATGAGTTCAATGGACAATACAATGAAATTCAACTTTAATGATGAATCAATGGATGAAGACGTAAGAGATGTACTGCTTACGGTGTACTCTTCTCTGGAAGAAAAAGGGTACAACCCTATTAACCAGATCGTTGGTTATTTGTTATCGGGAGATCCGGCTTATATTCCAAGATATAATGATGCAAGGACACTCATCCGAAAAATCGAGCGGGATGAAATTATCGAGGAACTTGTAAGGTCCTATTTGTCCAGCCATGATGCCAAGAGGATAAAATGAAGGTCCTGGGACTGGATGTAGGCACCCGTACGATCGGGGTTGCTGTAAGTGATGCAATGGGCTGGACTGCTCAAGGTCTGGAAACCATCAAGCGCGCTGAAGGAAATGAGGAAAAAGATTTCCTGAGGC
Protein-coding regions in this window:
- a CDS encoding cysteine metabolism transcriptional regulator CymR, with protein sequence MKISTKGRYGLTIMMALAKKYGEGPVSLKSIAKEHNLSEHYLEQLIAPLRNATLVKSVRGAYGGYMLTKAPEEITAGDIIRVLEGPISPVEVMDDEEPAKRDLWIKIRDAVKDVLDSTTLADLADYEGEGDQEYYMFYI
- a CDS encoding cysteine desulfurase family protein produces the protein MKHIYLDHAATSPVHPEVFEAMKPYYETKFGNPSSIHHFGREARRGLDEAREYIAKSIGASFEEIIFTSGGTEADNLAIIGYSMAHKNKGKHLITTKVEHHGVLHAFEYLEKQGFEVTYTDVDENGSVSPEAIERELREDTILVSCMFGNNEVGTVQPVKEIGRVLSEHEAVFHTDAVQAFGIEEIDVNEIQADFLACSAHKVNGPKGIGFLYAKSGLTFNPLLYGGEQERKRRAGTENVAAAAGFKKAVEIALGERQDRRRIYEGYRQAILQTLTQEEVPYEINGDTENYLPHILNLSFPGINVESLLMNLDLEGVAVSSGSACTAGSIDPSHVLTAMCEDESRSHSAIRFSFGYGLSEDDVNTAALKTAQVVKRLMK
- the mnmA gene encoding tRNA 2-thiouridine(34) synthase MnmA, encoding MHETTEKRPEETRVVVGMSGGVDSSVAAYLLKQQGYQVIGTFMKNWDDTDENGVCTATEDYDDVIRVCNQLDIPYYAVNFEKEYWDKVFTYFLEEYKAGRTPNPDVMCNKEIKFKAFLDHAMSLGADYVATGHYANVRRSGKGVELLRGKDDNKDQTYFLNALSQEQLQHVMFPIGDIEKPRVREIAKEAELATASKKDSTGICFIGERNFKEFLSQYLPAQKGEMQTLDGEVKRHHDGLMYYTLGQRQGLGIGGPGEPWFVVDKDLERNILYVGQGYHHPALYSEGLVADKVSWINEEPAEGEEFRCTAKFRYRQKDEPVTVVKTGEGSRVKVVFDESQRAITPGQAVVFYKGEVCLGGGVIDEVIKKD
- a CDS encoding tetratricopeptide repeat protein, with amino-acid sequence MSTDKNELAVKEMREGNIEQAAKLLNEAIEENPKDAVAYTNFGNLLTAVGENEKALIFYNKAIELDKDLATAYYGKGNLLYNNEKYVEAIDAYQEALNKGLNEGDVYYMLGMSFYQHGDLGRALPGLQRAAELNPEDTEAKFQYGLTLAQLEQIDEAIRVLNEVIELDENHADSYFNLGVAYTYKQELEEALRMFDKALEIQPDHMLSANGKKQVEQLLEQGE
- a CDS encoding ATP-dependent RecD-like DNA helicase; translation: MADTPAQEEKNFIKGELAHLIYHNEESLYTVAKIKVSDSSQPVENKEATIVGIMPAPERDVAYLFHGHFTDHPRFGRQYKVAQFKKVMPETEQGIILYLSSDRFPGIGRKTAEKIVGTLGKQAVSLIIQDKGVLEKIPGLKPEKAEEIYDTLLEDQGIEQVLVRLYEFGFGLQLAMKVYQTYKVQALDVIENNPYKMIEDVEGIGFGKADLIGRKQGLTGNHPDRIKAAILYTVNESSMNEGHVYVKTEDMIEEAKELLEREGGEIITPLEIADQVIALGGEEKIIVEEKRVYLPSLYFAEQGIATNINRLIEQKKEQDVFPDAEFLKALGKVEESLGISYAPSQQEAVKQALHSPVMILTGGPGTGKTTVIKGLVEVFGQLKGISVNPEDYDKKSTFPVLMAAPTGRAAKRMSESTGLPASTIHRLLGFKGTEDDFDHDEHEQLEGELIILDEMSMVDTWLANQLFKAIPDNMQVIMVGDEDQLPSVGPGQVLSDLLTSDRIPSVQLTDIYRQSEGSKIIEFSHDIKDGSLPETIDGASKDLRFFPCGQPQVPEVIRQICDRARNKGYTARDIQVLAPMYRGVAGVENLNEMLQSLFNPPSEQRREVTFGSSVYRVGDMVLQLINNPEENVFNGDRGEIVAIFTEKENTDRELKVIISFDGTEVSYTKPDLSQITHAYCCSIHKSQGSEFPIVIMPVVKGYHRMLRKKLIYTGITRAKDFLLLCGDWSALDYAVKNDKDLERHTTLKEKLTKDSMEEIYQHETNGVSPD
- a CDS encoding PRC-barrel domain-containing protein: MRTFEKVRGAPVFFANNENQAGYIADIVFSFKEAKIAGYWVHTKRWWSKKRFLSLNRAVHEPGGAISAESEAFLERAPKECSRFSDGKKRILGTLLLNEAGSVIGLVEDVYYLPETGMIVGYELTEGLFADFQKGIKVIKPKIPVEIKGRTFIVRTDL
- a CDS encoding AI-2E family transporter, with the translated sequence METQFKQLALKLATFLLAGLAVLLFIHIFTLLQPLLIIAGRIFLPFLIAGLITYLLHPVVEFLENQRIPRALSILIIYSLFLAGFVWILLRGTPYILKEGQELLDQLPYMSETYRSFVNTIHEQTETLPSAFQERADSWVENVEIWIAESLEHMGGLLKQLFDWLLLLIVIPFLVFYLLKDIKLLKKISWYLTPDKYRHEGAQMIKEIDHSLGNYIRGQLIVCAVVGILAYIGFLLINMPYAVLLAVFIGFTNIIPYFGPIIGTVPVLFIALTESVELVALALAVTVAVQLVESNLLAPVIVGKTLHMHPVLIIFALVAGGELAGIAGLILSVPLLTVIKVILLHVRGTMRKRRGVY
- the alaS gene encoding alanine--tRNA ligase; this encodes MKRHSSAEVRQMFLDFFKEKGHNIEPSAPLVPHEDPSLLWINSGVATLKKYFDGRVIPENPRIANAQKSIRTNDIENVGKTARHHTFFEMLGNFSIGEYFKKEAIHWAWEFLTSEKWIAFDEDKLSVTIYPDDDEAFEIWNKEIGLPEERIIRLKENFWDIGEGPCGPNTEIFYDRGEEYGNDPEDPELFPGGENERYLEIWNLVFSQFNHNADGSYTPLPKKNIDTGMGLERMVSVIQDARTNFDTDLFLPIIGKTEEISGEKYGESKEKDTAFKVIADHIRTVAFAVSDGALPSNEGRGYVLRRLLRRAVRFAKQINIERPFMYELVPVVGEVMEDFYPEVKEKQEFLQKVIKNEEERFHETLNEGLSILNRILELAKEGKESVIPGEDVFRLYDTYGFPVDLTEEYVEEEGFTIDREGFEAEMKKQRERARTARQDTGSMQTQDEVLGGIKTESTFTGYDVLESPAVVKVIVKEKEIADSATEGETVQLITDVTPFYAESGGQIADLGIFENSTAVLEVTDVQKAPNGQNLHTAKVIKGTVETGMEFTAKVNEQNRKGVIKNHTATHLLHQALKDVLGEHVNQAGSRVAEDRLRFDFSHFGQVESDEMEKIEQIVNEKVWGGILVNTMFTSLSEAKEMGAMALFGEKYGDTVRVVQVGDYSLELCGGCHVGNTAEIGLFKIVSEAGIGAGVRRIEAVTGKYAYEYMNGQVDVLKEAAGLLKAKLNDVPYRIEQLQKQLKEADRQNESLAAKMSQLEAGSILDDMTESGGVQVLAKQVNVPDMNRLRQLADSLKAKVESGILVLAAVNNGKVNIVASVSKDLIEEGHHAGKLVKEVATRCGGGGGGRPDMAQAGGKDPDKLQEALKIIPELVKSDY
- a CDS encoding IreB family regulatory phosphoprotein — its product is MSSMDNTMKFNFNDESMDEDVRDVLLTVYSSLEEKGYNPINQIVGYLLSGDPAYIPRYNDARTLIRKIERDEIIEELVRSYLSSHDAKRIK